A single window of Hymenobacter sp. APR13 DNA harbors:
- the frr gene encoding ribosome recycling factor, whose translation MDEEIQFYLSEAEESMAKSLQHTGLELSRIRAGKASPAMLDSLRVDYYGTPTPISQVANVSTPDARTLFIKPWEKNIIAEVVKAIKNSDLGLNPQSDAEGVRLNIPPMTEERRRDLVKQVKQESESGKVRIRGIRKDVNESLRKLQKDGAAEDAIKDAEAKVQKATDSYIVQIDSLTSKKESEIMTI comes from the coding sequence ATGGACGAAGAAATTCAGTTTTACCTGAGCGAAGCCGAGGAATCGATGGCAAAGTCGCTGCAGCACACCGGCCTGGAACTCAGCCGTATTCGGGCTGGCAAGGCCTCGCCGGCAATGCTCGACTCGCTGCGCGTAGATTATTACGGCACGCCTACCCCCATTTCGCAGGTGGCCAACGTCTCGACGCCGGATGCGCGCACGCTGTTCATCAAGCCTTGGGAGAAAAATATCATTGCTGAGGTGGTGAAAGCCATCAAAAACAGCGACCTGGGCCTGAATCCGCAGTCGGATGCTGAGGGCGTGCGCCTCAACATTCCGCCCATGACGGAAGAGCGCCGCCGCGACCTGGTGAAGCAGGTGAAGCAGGAATCGGAAAGCGGCAAGGTGCGCATCCGCGGTATCCGCAAAGACGTGAACGAGTCGTTGCGGAAGCTGCAGAAGGATGGCGCCGCCGAGGATGCCATCAAGGATGCCGAAGCCAAGGTGCAGAAAGCCACCGACAGCTACATCGTGCAGATTGACAGCCTGACCAGCAAGAAGGAATCGGAAATCATGACCATCTGA
- the pyrH gene encoding UMP kinase — translation MKYTRILLKLSGEALMGQQQYGIDATRLMQYAEEIKKVAATGTQVAVVIGGGNIFRGVQAEAFGLDRVQGDYMGMLATVINSMALQSALEKLDVNTRLLSGVTIQRVCEPYIRRRALRHLEKGRVVIFGAGIGSPYFTTDSAASLRAIEIEADVVLKGTRVDGIYTADPEKDPNAVRYPTITFDEVMAKNLNVMDMTAFTLCKENNLPIIVFDMNKEGNLQRLIEGETVGTLVTMDHPRPTEADAKTSGLQPSLDTPSEQA, via the coding sequence TTGAAGTACACCCGAATTCTGCTTAAGCTAAGCGGCGAAGCCCTGATGGGCCAACAGCAATACGGCATCGATGCCACCCGGCTGATGCAGTACGCCGAGGAAATCAAGAAAGTAGCTGCCACCGGCACGCAGGTAGCGGTAGTAATTGGCGGCGGCAACATCTTCCGCGGGGTGCAGGCCGAAGCATTCGGCCTCGACCGGGTGCAGGGCGACTACATGGGAATGCTGGCCACGGTCATCAACTCCATGGCCCTGCAGAGCGCCCTCGAAAAGCTCGACGTGAATACGCGTCTGCTCTCGGGCGTTACCATTCAGCGGGTGTGCGAGCCCTACATCCGGCGGCGTGCTTTGCGCCACCTGGAGAAAGGCCGCGTCGTGATTTTCGGAGCCGGTATCGGCTCGCCGTACTTCACCACCGACTCGGCCGCATCGTTGCGGGCTATCGAAATTGAAGCAGACGTGGTGCTGAAAGGCACCCGCGTGGACGGCATTTACACGGCTGATCCGGAGAAGGACCCTAACGCTGTCCGCTACCCTACCATCACGTTCGATGAGGTGATGGCCAAAAACCTGAACGTGATGGACATGACGGCCTTCACGCTCTGCAAGGAAAACAACCTGCCCATCATCGTTTTTGATATGAACAAGGAAGGCAACCTGCAGCGCCTCATTGAGGGCGAAACGGTAGGTACGCTGGTGACGATGGACCACCCTCGCCCGACGGAAGCCGACGCCAAAACCAGCGGCCTGCAGCCTTCTCTGGACACTCCTTCTGAACAAGCTTAA
- a CDS encoding biotin/lipoyl-containing protein, with protein sequence MLQVSTSPTQTWAVDYRATGAITLDGQPFAWDLVELEPGRFHVLHEGRSYVAEVVSADYATKSFQLKLNGQLVEVSAKDRFDLLLDKLGMSNAAASKVNELKAPMPGLIVDIRVAPGQQVQKGDPLLVLEAMKMENILKAPGDGTVGAIKIGLRDNVTKGQVLIQFS encoded by the coding sequence ATGCTACAGGTTAGCACCAGCCCCACCCAGACTTGGGCCGTAGACTATCGTGCCACCGGCGCCATCACCCTAGACGGCCAGCCGTTTGCCTGGGATCTGGTGGAGCTAGAACCGGGCCGCTTCCACGTGTTGCACGAGGGCCGCTCGTACGTAGCCGAAGTAGTTAGCGCCGATTACGCTACCAAGTCGTTCCAGCTTAAGCTCAACGGGCAGCTGGTGGAGGTGAGCGCCAAAGACCGGTTCGATCTGCTCCTCGACAAGCTGGGCATGAGCAATGCTGCTGCCAGCAAAGTGAACGAGCTGAAAGCGCCCATGCCGGGCCTGATTGTTGATATCCGGGTGGCGCCGGGGCAGCAGGTGCAGAAAGGCGACCCGCTGCTGGTGCTGGAGGCCATGAAAATGGAGAACATCCTGAAAGCCCCCGGCGACGGCACCGTAGGGGCCATCAAGATTGGCCTGCGCGACAACGTAACCAAAGGACAGGTCCTGATTCAGTTCAGCTAG